TCGCTGCATCATTCCATGGCCCGACCCACTCGGTGGCGTCAATTGCACCGGAAATCAGGTTTTCGTAGATTTGGCCACCGGGCAACGAGACCGGCGAGGCACCGAGTTTCGCCAAAACGTCCCCACCAAGACCCGGAATACGCATTTTGAGACCCTTGAAGTCATCAGCGCTTTCCATCTCCTTTCGGAACCAACCGCCCATTTGCACGCCGGTATTTCCGCACATCAGATTCTTCAGGCCGTATTCTCCAGCCAGTTCGTCCCATAGTTCCTGCCCACCCCCAAATCGGATCCAGGCATTCATCTCGGTATAAGTCAACCCGAATGGAACCGCTGTGAAATACGCCCATGCAGGGTGTTTACCTTTCCAGTAGTAGTCCGCGGCGTGATAAATCTGTGCGTTGCCGGAGGCTACCTCGTCAAAAGAGTCAAAGGCACCCACACGTTCCCCGGCGGAGAAATAATCAACTTGAAATCTGCCATCACTGATGTCAATCAGCCGTTGGGCAAATCTTTGCGCGCCAGTACCGAGACCCGGGAAGTCTCTGGCCCACGTAGATACGACAACAATTGAGACTCGCTCCTGCGCAATTGCAGGTGCGGCCAGTGTGGAGACACCTGCAGCAGCGGCAGCAAGCGCACTGCCTTTCAATAAATCACGGCGTTTCATTTTGTGATCCTCCTCATAAAGAAATACATGAACAACGTTTGCATTGTAATCGATAGTAATTGAAGGGTTAAAAAATTCTCACGGGTTATCTGTCGACCCGGTTATGGTTCTGTCACGTTTTCATTGATTATCCTCGCGCTCAGTCCAACACTAGAAATTCAAGTTTCTCAGCTCGTGGTTCAACGACCTCGGTGACACAGGATGCTGAGGCTGATCGAACTGTCGCCGCAGCGAAGCCTGGTTTGGGAATTATTGTCGCCGAGTTGCAAATTCGTGCGAGATTCAGTTCCTGACTGAATCAACGTCGTTTCTGCAAAGTAAACATAAAAGATACAACCATTTATATGACGAACGATTCGATTTTTCGTAAATTTTGAGTAACGTCGGAAGACTTTTAATTAAAAAAAATACTTGCATTAATTTCATTTTCGTCAATAATGCTTATCCCTGCTCCAGAATAAAGTCCTGTTCGGTCCGCGATAGAAATCTCGAATAATGTCAGATTCAATAGTACACATCAGCGACACCTCATTTGATGAGGATGTCATCAATTCATCCATCCCTGTAATTGTCGATTACTGGGCGGAGTGGTGCGGTCCATGCAAAATGGTCGCGCCGATTCTGGAGGAGGTTGCGGTCGAATATGCCGGGTCGCTGAAGGTGGCCAAACTTAATATTGACGACAATCCACTCACACCGCCGAAATATGGGATTCGCGGAATCCCGACACTGATGATTTTCAAGAATGGTGCGGTAGAGGCTACGAAAGTCGGTGCCGTCTCAAAATCTCAACTGACAGCGTTCATTGACGGAGCGATTAACAATTGATCAAAGAAAGGTTATAATTTCCGCCGCCAATTTAGAATTCCTAAATTCCAGCGGGTCGCAATCGACCACCAGTCTCTTCTCTGACATCTAAGTTACCTACTACTCACAAACACATTCTTAATTCTCGGCAGCGCCTGCTGCCATCTCACCTATTGTGTTATCACAGAGGCATTTTCTATGGGAATCAGCTTAACCGAGCTAAAATCAAAATCACCAACTGAGTTGGTCGAAATCGCACGCAATGCGAACATCAACGGTGTGGGCCGGATGCGAAAGCAGGATCAAATTTTTGCCATCCTGAAGGCTGAGGCTCGAAGTGGCGGCAACATTACCGGCGAAGGCGTAATGGAAGCGCTCCAGGATGGATTTGGTTTTCTTCGATCACCATCAAGTTCCTATCTTGCGGGACCTGATGACATCTATGTATCGCCCAGTCAGATCCGGCGATTCAACCTGCGAACCGGAGACTCGGTATCCGGACTGGTCCGACCGCCCAAGGACTCGGAACGATATTTTGCGTTACTCAAGGTCGAGAAGATCAACAATGAGCATCTGGACAAGGTCAAGGACAAGGTTCTGTTTGAGAACCTCACTCCGCTGCATCCGGATGCCCGCATGCGACTCGAATTGGGCAATGGCAGTACGGAAGACTTGACCGCGAGGATTATCGATCTTGTAGCGCCGATCGGAAAGGGTCAGCGCGGACTGATTGTTTCGGCACCGAAGACGGGGAAGACCGTCATGCTGCAGCAGATCGCCCATTCAATCACCGCCAACAATCCGGAAGTGGAGCTGATCGTGCTGCTGATCGATGAGCGCCCGGAAGAAGTAACCGAAATGCAGCGTTCGGTCCGCGGAGAGGTTGTCTCATCGACTTTCGACGAACCCGCCTCACGACACATACAGGTGGCTGAGATGGTAATCGAAAAAGCCAAGCGTCTGGTTGAGCACAAGCGTGACGTAGTCATTCTTCTCGACTCGATCACACGACTCGCACGAGCGTACAACACTGTGGCCCCGGCTTCGGGTAAAGTGCTCACGGGTGGTGTTGATTCAAGTGCCCTGCAACGACCGAAGCGTTTTTTCGGTGCGGCAAGGAATGTCGAAGAGGGCGGAAGCATTACGATTCTCGCTACGGCGTTAATCGAAACCGGTTCAAAAATGGATGAAGTAATCTATGAGGAGTTCAAGGGCACCGGCAATATGGAGATTCACCTTGATCGCCGTATCGCTGAAAAGCGGGTCTACCCCTCGATCATCATTGCGAAGTCCGGAACACGTCGGGAGGAGTTGCTCACAGAGCCAACTGAGCTGAAAATGATCTGGGCGATTCGTCGACTGTTGCATTCGCATGACGATATCGAAGCGATCGAGCTGCTGCTGGAGAGGCTTCGTGCAACAAAGACCAACGCGGAGTTCTTTGCTTCGATGAAACGAGCATCCTGACGGGCCAATTGAGCTGTCAGGATTTTACGACCGGGAAGAATTCGATCTGGTAACATATTGTCTCCTGTAATTCCGGTCAATGAGTCTTACGGCCTGGACAATATTTTTCGGGCACTGATCGAAAAACCCAAACCAAGTATGTGAACCCCATGAAACAAGGCATTCACCCTGATTACTCGACCATCAAGGTCACCTGCGTCTGCGGGAACAGTTTCGAGACAAGATCGACCTTGAAAAAGGACCTGAACATCGAAATCTGTTCCGTCTGTCATCCCTTCTATACCGGCAAGCAGAAGATTATCGACACCGCCGGTCGAGTTGGACGATTCAAGGAGAAGTACGGACTCTGAGAGTTCTTCCTGTCATCGGCGAGTCTGGACCAGACTGTGATGACGCTCACGTATTGTGCCTGGCACACAACCCACCACAATTTCAGATCATGTCGAATGGGCGCTCGCGCGTCTTGAGCAATCTGACTCGTTCTTCGGGCATGGTTGCGACAACGCCCGTGATGAGGCCATCTGGGTGACATTGCATGTGACCGGCCTGATTGATCACGAATACGAAGACGTCTGTCATAAAAAAGTAAGCCGTGAGCACAGTTCTGCGATTCAGGCACTGATCCATGCCAGAATCAACTTGAGAAAGCCGCTTGCCTATCTGATTCGAGAGGCATGGTTCGCAGGACATGCGTTTTACATCGACGAACGCGTCATCGTGCCAAGATCACATTTCGGAGACCTGATTCAAGACGGTTTCGCCCCCTGGATCAGCCCGCAGTCCGTGCGCCATGTATTGGACCTGTGTACCGGCAGCGGGTGTATCGGCATCGCGATGGCTTTGAAATACCCGGATGTGATTGTCGATGCAGTTGATATCGACCCTGATGCGCTTGATGTGGCCCGGATCAATGTCTCGCGCTTTGGCGTCGACAAGCGGGTGCGGCTGGTCGAGAGTGACCTTTTTGAACGTCTTGAGAGGAATCGTTACGACCTGATCGTATGTAACCCGCCTTATGTCAGCAGTACTGACGCCGACGATCTGCCAGCGGAATACCACCACGAGCCGCGACTGGCACTGGAAGCGGCAGATGAGGGTCTGAAAATCGTAAAGAAGATACTTTGCCAAGCGATTCGGCACCTGTCCGACAACGGGCACTTGCTGATTGAGCTTGGCGGATCGGCACAGACTCTGGAGTCACAGTTCCCGGACATTCCGTTCTTGTGGCTGACTTCAAGAAGCGGCGAGTCGGTTGTATTGTTGATCAGTGCCGAGCAACTGAAGGTGTACGAGTCCAGATTCAGTCGGAACTGAAGCTGGAACGCGGTTAGATCTCGATCATTTCGAAATCTTCTTTCACGGCGGAACAATCCGGGCACACCCAGGAATCCGGAATGTCTTCCCAACGTGTTCCGGGCTCGATTCCCTCTTCCGGCATGCCGAACTCCTCCTCATAGAGGAAACCGCACACCACGCACATATATACCTTGTAGTCCATCGAAGGTCAGATTCGCCCTCAGATTCGTTTTGCTCAGGCTGATAGTCAGGATCGAAGGATCCGACCACTCAAGCAGGCGGCGGAAAGATGTATCACTTGTCCTTGTCAGTTGGCGGAATGCCGTACATGTTCAGCATCTGCTGCTGCATGTCGGTCCAAAGTTTGAAATTCTTCTGTGTCATTTCGCTGACTGAAGACATGCCACTTGCGCTCAGCAGTTCGTTCAACTGGTCCTGATAGGCCTGCTGCTGGCCATTGACGATTGAAACGGTCTTGCTCAGATAGTCCGTAAATACACTCTGAAACGCGCCGCCATAAAACCGAATCATCTGACTGAGAATTTCGGTCGTGAACATAGGGTGCCCCCCGAGTTCCTGTTCAGCGATCACCTGAAGCAGAACCTGTCTGGTAATATCATCACCTGATGTGACATCAGTTACCGCGAACTCAACACCGTCCAGCACCAGCTGACGCACCTCCGACAGGTTCACATATTTCTTTTCTACAGTGTCATAAAGACGTCTGTTCGAATATTTCTTGATGACTCTTGGTTCGTCCATGGCATGCTCAATACATATGCTGTCCGCCGTTGATGTCGATGGTCGACCCGGTAATGAACGATGCCTCCTTATCGACCAGAAACAGCACGCCCCTCGCAATATCCTCGGCGCGCCCCAGTCTCCCGACCGGAATCGTCTGAATAATCTTCTCAAGCACCCGTTCGGGAACCGCGCGCACCATGTCTGTGTCGACGTATCCTGGTGCAATTGCGTTGACCGTAATGCCTTTGCCGGCACCTTCCTTGGCGAGTGCCTTGGTGAATCCGTGAATACCGGATTTGGATGCTGAATAGTTGACCTGGCCATATTGGCCGGCTTGGCCGTTGATCGAGCCTATGTTGACGATTCGTCCGAATCCTCGCTCGCGCATCCCTTCAATCACACAGCGGCACATGTTGAAACAGGACGAAAGATTCGTCTGCAACACCTCATTCCACTGATCAAAATCCATCGAATGAAGCGTTTTGTCCCGGGTGATACCGGCGTTGTTGACAACGATGTCAATATTGCCGAGATCTTCAGTAATCTTTGCAACGCCCGCCTGGCACTGCCCAAAGTCGCTTACGTCGAACTGATAGGTTGGAATTCCGGTTCTTTCGCTGAATGCGTGTGCGCGTTCAACATTGCCGGCATAGTTCGCCGCAACGTTGAATCCTGCCCCAGACAGCGCGATCGAAACCGCTTCACCGATACCTCTGGTACCGCCTGTAACGACGGCAACTTGTGAATTCATATAGTCGTCCTTGATGTCAAGTTAAAAGTGATATTTTACCACTGCCGCGGCATGCTCAGCTCCCGCCAGACGTTGTCGAAGGTCAAGCCGGTCAGGCCATCTGAGATAATACTTCCAACACTCTTGCGGGATGAGCCGACGCTTTCGGAACCCGTTTCCAATGGTGAGCGATCCTGCCTTCGCGGTCAACGATCACTGTTGATCGGATCACGCCGATTGTCTTTATGCCATACATATTTTTCTCACCGTACGCACCATATTCGCTCATGACCTTGTGTTGCGGATCACAGAGCAGGGTAAATGGCAAATTGTACTTGTCAACAAACTTGGCGTGGGATTCGGCATCGTCCGGTGATACCCCGATCACTTCGGTACCAGTGTCTCGAATGTCATCCCACAGATCCCTGAAACCACATGCCTCCTTCGTGCAACCGGGTGTGTTGTCACGCGGATAGAAAAAGATTACAACGTTGTTACCTCGCAAGTCAGAAAGTGACACATCAGCACCGTCAGTCGACTTCAACGTAAAGTCCGGTGCGTTCTGCCCTATTGTTACAGTCATCGTTCATCTCCAATTGTTTGTGATCAACTGAGTGTCAATTGGGAAAATCCAAGAGAAAACCCGAACCGGCACAGATTCGTCAAATTGTATTACGCCAGCCACACTATGGGAATCAATCAGTTTTTTCGTATTGCGTCGGGTACGGGTTAGAAAAATTCTTGGCAATGATGTGAACAGTCACAAAAAATTCTTGGTGACCAGATTACCGGTTTACGAAACCAATTAAATCTTTTTGGCGCGGCCGGCAGCGTATCAGGTTGCCTTCGTGCAACCCGCGAATTTCTCTTTCCACATAGCGAATGACCTCTTCACGATCGTTCTCCGGAATTCCCGCTTCCACAGCCATCCTATCGATATCTTCCTGACAAATCGCTTTCAATTCCAAAACGCAATGCTGCACTGCGAACAAAAACGCGATAGGTGAGTGCGGCCTTACCAACAAGAACCTCAAATTCCTCTTCAATCGCATAAGGGGAATCGAGAGGCTGGCAGCTTGAGCGGGCCCATTCTGACAGGCATTTTCCTTAATCTGCCGGCCATAGATGGGTCTATGAGAAGACCATCTGCAAGCAGGGCGTGAATGTTGAATATATCCCGTTGATTGATCGAGATATCTGCCAAGTCATCAACAACATACTTTATGGCTTCCTGGTGATTGAGGATCATTATGGCTTCCCTTCGATCTCTATCAGGCGCTTCTTGCCCGAAGCGAATTAAACGTTCCGATTCAAGAATGTTATAGGTGTTTCCTTCCATCCGAGATGACGCCCACGACAGATCTACAAGTATTCTGCGGCATGATGAAGCGGCAAAAGACTAACACAAAATTGGTGTTTTCGTGTCCAACGATTTAGGATGGCAAGACAGTGCGACCCGCACATCGATGGTTGGCGATCGGGAACCCGAGTCAGCAAGGTTGGGCGAAAGATACTAAAACACTTGACAAGAGAAAGTGAAAACTTATTCAATAGAAACCGAAGCCTGACGATGAGGCATGAGCTCGAGAGTCCAAACAAAGTCAGAGTGAGTTCTGACAGACACGAGTTGGTCGTTTTAGGTCCGAAAGTTTCAATTCTAACGTTGGTGGCAGATTATGGATTCTTTAGCAACACTCATTAACGGCGTCAAACAAAATTTGATTACTTCAGTCAACGCGTACCCGAGCGAAGCGTCGGTTAGTGTACAGATTGTCATTCCTGTCTTGACCCACCTTGGCTGGGATACTACTGATCCAAACGTAGTGGTTCCTGAATATTCAGTCAACAATCGTAGGGTGGATTATGCGCTGATTGTTCCTAAAGTCAGTGCGAATCCCAGATGTATCATTGAGGTGAAGGCTCTTGGAAAAGTTGATGCGGATCAGCAGTTGTTCGAATACGCATTTCATACCGGAGTAGCACTTGCATTCTTAACTGATGGCAGAGAATGGAGGGTTTACTTACCGATTGAGCCCGGCAGCTATCAGGAACGCTTGGTTAGAACTTTTGATTTTGCCGGCGGCGACGAAAATCAAATAGCCAATGATCTTCGTGAACTTTTGTCGTATGACAACGTAGCGTCTGGCAAGTCAATTGAAATTGCAAAAAACATCAAAGAGAAAATTCAAAATCGCAACCTCGCAAGATCCAAAATTAGCGAAGCCTGGGGAAATTTGACGTCTGGCGAAGAAGCAATATTTGTTGAATTTCTTATAGAGGAAACTTCGCGAATATGCGGGTTTGCCCCTGAACAACAAGATGTAATTCAATTTTTTGAGAATTTGAGGTCACCTTCTCAACCCACTTCACACGAACCACGCGTAAAACTATCTGGTGATAAATCAACGCGGACATCCACCTTCAAAGGAAAAATTACTTACTGCCTATTCGGAGAAGAATATACCGAGCCCAATTACGGATCAGCATATGTGAAAATAATGGAAGTCTTGGCTCCGCGCTTATCAACTCAAGAGTTGAAAAGTTTAAATTTCTTTTATGAACGAAAGGCGGATATGCCGATATCAATGGTTAATCGTGCTCGCCCTGTTCGAAGTGGAAGTTGGTGGATAAGCACACATTCGAATACCAAAACAAAATTCCGGCATATCAAAATAGTGTGCAATGAATTATCTGTCAAATTTCAATCTGAGGAAGGAGTCCTATTGCCTGATCCGAATCAATCGAAAAGTCGTTCCTAAGCAAAATTCTGACGTTTTGCAATCGAAGGCGGCTTACACTAACAATATCCGGAGCAGATTCGGTGCGCTCGTCTTGCTGATATAGTGGTGATGTAGCAGTCGGAAAGGTTGCTCCTTTTCGCAACTGAGTTCGCCAGGTCATTCTCAGTCGAACCAATCAACTATGTAGACAGCCATGGGCAACTATATTCACTCCAAACTTCGGAAAGCATCCACCGTTGAGTTAAACAGAGCCATTGTGAATCATCATGGGAAGGATTGTGCGGTCGAACCAACCGACACGATTTCAAAAACCTGATCACCATGTTTAATCCTTGGGCAACACAAAACCCCACCGACATCTACTCAATGTGGACTAAAGCGTGGTCAAACGCATCGCCGGCTTCTCCGGTCTACGCGCAAATGCACGAGCTTGGCAACTTCTTCCGCTCTGTGTTTGAGGCTGGGCAGAGTCCATCCGACCAAGCTGCCAGACAACGGCAGATGGAACAGATGATGAGGCAGTTCACCATCAACCCGATCCCGCCAAACTTCCCGCCCATGATTGATGTCTCGAACTACAACCCCTGGCAGCAGTTCTTCGACCAAGGCAAGACGCTGATGCGCCCAACGTCGTTGGGCAGTCAACCGCCCGCTCTTGGAATCGGGCGAGAATACCAGGAAGACTGGACTGAGTTATTGCGGCTGCAGCACGAATATGGATCCGCGTTGCGGGAGTTCACAGCAATGTTCGATAAATTCACAATCAGTGCCAGCGAACGCTTCATTGAGTCGATTTCGGACATGGACGAAAACATGGGATTCGAGGATGTCTGTCGACAGTGGATTGACTGTTGTGACAGTGAATTTCTGAAAGTCGCCGGCACTGAGGACTTTTGTGTGGCGTATGGCAATCTGATCGACGCCAGCATGCGACTGCTTCGTCATGGAACCAAAATGCAGGAACAGTTGGCCACTATGGCGGGACAACCCACGAGAACCGAATTGGATGACCTTCATCTGAAAAATTCGCAATCCACTGCGGAAATTGAGCAACTCAACCTTAAAGTTCAAGATCTGGAAAGACGTCTGAAGAGCGTGCAGGCCTCTCAACGCAAAAAGACATCGAGAGCGTCGAGCACACCGAAGCGGCCCTCTACCCGAAGCAAGAAGACGAAATAGCAAAAACCAATGCAGAATTTCGAAAAAATTATCGAGGAATCAGTGCAGTTCCAAACACGGCTTGCACAAGGCGCGCAGGTCGCGGCCGGACTCGGTGAGATTTGTGTGGGCTCGACACCCAAGGAACTGGTCGATCAGGTTGGCGGTTTGCGCCTGTATCGCTATCAGCCCTTTTCGGACACAGCGACAACCGCCAGTCCCTTGCTGATTATCTACGCTCTGGTTAATCGACCATATATTGTTGATCTTCATGAACAGCGATCGCTGGTACAAGGACTGCTCGCGGAGGGTATTGACCTGTATCTCATTGACTGGGGATATCCCGGGCCCGGCGACCGTCTTTTGAATCTCCAGCAGTATGTTTCTGTATTGATCGATCGGTGTGTAGACCGAACACTGCAAAACTCAGGCGCAAAGCAGGTGAATCTTCTCGGCATATGTCAGGGCGGCACCATGAGTCTTTGCTACTCGGCCCTCCAACCGCGCAAAGTGCGAAATCTGGTCACGATGGTTACACCCGTTGACTTCCACACTTCAGACAATATGCTCGCGCACTGGTTTCGCGAGATTGATGTCGACCTTTTGGTTGACACGATGGGCAACGTTCCGGGAACACTTCTGAACAGCATTTTCCTATCGTTGAGACCCTACAAACTGGGTGTTGAGAAATACCTGGATTTTGTGAAGATTTCCGACGATCCAGAAAAGGTGGAGAACTTCATGCGGATGGAAAAATGGATATTCGACAGCCCCGATCAAGCGGGCGAGATGTTCCGCGACTTTCTCAAGAACTTTTTTCACGAGAACAGGCTGGTAACCGGAGGATTATCGATCGGCGGCCTGCCTGTTGATATGAAGTCTGTATCGCAACCATTGCTGAACATCTTCGCCAAACAGGATCATCTGGTTCCACCCGCCTCGTCGCAGGCGTTGAAATATCTAACCGGATCGAAAGACTGTTCCGAACTCGCCTACGATACAGGACACATAGGGATTTACGTCAGTGCCAAAGCCGGGCGCGACATTCCACAGAGAATGGCAAATTGGCTTCGCGAGCGGGCCTGACGCAGGTCTGGCCAAATCAGTTCTTGATTCGGAACTTGATTGATGGAAATCCGATGCTGTCCAGAAATTCGGCGGCTTCGTGCAATACATTCAACTGGTCAAAGGGACCAAGTCGAACTCGGTAGAAGTCTCCCCGATCCTCGACAGTCACCTTCTGGATAAATGCCTGCTGGCCGCTCAGGGCAAGTTTTGCCTTGACCGCATCCGCATCCTCGAAGTTATTGAAGGAGCCGACTTGCAGTACATATTCGGAGCCTTCAGGTTCTGGCGGCAGCTGGACAGTTTGTTCCGGCTGCGTATTCTCACTTTCAGTATCTTCGGGCTGGGACACCTCGGCTGTCTGCTGTTTCAGTTCTGGAGCAACGACCTGGGGCAACACGTACTCATCTTCCAACAGAAACTGGTGATAGCCGAATTGAAGCTTTGATTGGGCGTCGGCTGTCGACTCTTCCTTTGTACCTTGCGACTCGGTCACACTGTCACTTTCTTCAACCCGGTCGAGCAGGCTCGCGATGCCGGCCCCGATATTCAAAGGTCTGTCTTCCATTGCGCCCATCGTCAGCACGGTGGATATCACACCGACTAGGATTCCCAGAATGAACAGGCCGAATCCTGACGACTTTCGCCGGTTGGTTTTTTTGTTCCGCTTACGCGACATCGTGAATTATCCTATCGAGCGGTTGGTCGGTATGCCTGTATCCTGATCTGACCGGTGAACGCCGGCCTGTTGCCAATGGATTTGCGCTGAGATAATGAGTTTGCGTTGGCTGCACTGCGGTGTCGGGACTCGATAACTGCCTCAATGGAGACTGCTCCATTACCACTTGCATCGCTGGGAAACTATATATCATTGGGCGGTAAGTGTCAACTATTTATATTTTATCAATAACTTACATTGATGTGGGCGCGGACACCCCAATGATATCAAGACCGTTCGCAAGCACCTGCCGAACTGAATCAATCAAGTCAAGCCGCGCACAACGCAATGCGTCCGCACAGTCGAGAATTCTCTCCTTGTTATAAAAGGAGTGAAAGTCAGTTGCAACGTCCCTCAGATAATACGCAACCTGGTGTGGTTCATAGTCGTTCGCAGCGCTGTGGACCACGTCTGGAAAACGCGAAAGGCGTCGAAGCAGATCCAATTCCGAATCCTCTGTCAGCAGGGAATGGTCGCCGTCGGTTCGATTGAGACCGCGCTCGTGCAACTGTCGCACGACGCTGCAGATTCTTGCATGGGCGTACTGAACGTAATAGACCGGGTTCTCGCCGGTTTGCCGTTTTGCGAGTTCAAGGTCGAAATCAAGATGCTGCTCGGACTTGCGCAGGATATAGAAAAATCGCGCCGCATCCCGACCGGTTTCCTCAATCAGTTCCTTCAGCGACACAAACTCTCCGGTTCGTGTCGACATCGACGCCTTGACAGAGTCGCGATAAAGCGTTGCAAATTGAACCAGCAGGATCTGAAGCCGCTGTGGATCCTCGCCACAGGCCTCCATCGCCGCTTTCATCCGGGTGACATAGCCGTGATGATCGGCACCCCAGATATTGATCACAAGATCATAATCCCGTCTCAACTTATCCAGGTGATAGGCAATGTCGGATGCGAAGTAAGTGAGATCGCCGTTCGCCCGAACCACCACCCGGTCTTTCTCATCGCCGAATCCACTGGAACGGAACCAGGTTGCGCCGTCCGCCTCGTAAAGAAAACCGCGCTCCCGCAATTGTCTGATCGCACGCTCTACATCACCGTGCTTCGACACCTGGCTTTCAAAAAACCACCGGTCGTGCTGAACTCCGAAACGCGTGAGATCGGACCGAATCATCTCCATCATGTCTGCGAGAACATCGTCGCGCAACTGAAAGTAGGCGTTCTCTCCCAAAAATTGTCTGGTGCAGCTGATCAACTCGGTCAGGACAGCATCCCCGTCTTCGAGTTGAACATCGAACCGGGCACAGTCCGAACACACAAGCGAAGCGTGCTGCCGGACTTTGAGATTCTGAGCGCTTTCAATGATGTATTCACCCTGGTAGGCGTTATCCGGAAGTTTGACATCAAGGTTATGGAGCTGCAGATAACGGATCCAGACGCTTACACACAGGATATCCATTTGTCGGCCGAGATCATTCACATAGTATTCGGTATCCACGTGGTGGCCAGCCGCCCGCAACAACCGTGCGAGCGCATCGCCGAAGGCTGCTCCGCGACCGTGTCCGACATGCAGCGGACCGTTCGGGTTGGCGGAGACGAACTCAAGCAGGATACGGCCGGCTGTGCCAGGTGATGACTTGCCGAAATCGTCACCGCGTTTGAGTATTTCGCCGACCAAGCCTGTCAGGGCCTGTTTCGCGATGAAGAAATTTATGAACCCGGGGCCGGCAATTTCGGTCCGTTCCAGAAATTGCGCCGACGGGAGGCTGGCCTGTATTCTTTCCGCCAGCTCACGCGGCTTCATACCGCTTGCACGCGCCATGCTCATTGCCACGCCGGTTGCGTAATCGCCTTGACCGGCACGACGTGACGCCTCGACCGGACAATGCTCGGGAACAGCTTCAGCCGACAGTTCTCCCGATGCCGCAAGATGTTCAATGGATTGCGCGAGCAGGTCCTGTATTTTCGCTTTCATGCAGTTTGGAGACTCACATCAAGTCGATAGGGTCGACATCCAGACTCCAGCGCAACTGGCCTCTTTGAGGAATTTTTCGC
This portion of the Acidiferrobacterales bacterium genome encodes:
- the phaC gene encoding class III poly(R)-hydroxyalkanoic acid synthase subunit PhaC, with protein sequence MQNFEKIIEESVQFQTRLAQGAQVAAGLGEICVGSTPKELVDQVGGLRLYRYQPFSDTATTASPLLIIYALVNRPYIVDLHEQRSLVQGLLAEGIDLYLIDWGYPGPGDRLLNLQQYVSVLIDRCVDRTLQNSGAKQVNLLGICQGGTMSLCYSALQPRKVRNLVTMVTPVDFHTSDNMLAHWFREIDVDLLVDTMGNVPGTLLNSIFLSLRPYKLGVEKYLDFVKISDDPEKVENFMRMEKWIFDSPDQAGEMFRDFLKNFFHENRLVTGGLSIGGLPVDMKSVSQPLLNIFAKQDHLVPPASSQALKYLTGSKDCSELAYDTGHIGIYVSAKAGRDIPQRMANWLRERA
- a CDS encoding SPOR domain-containing protein, whose product is MSRKRNKKTNRRKSSGFGLFILGILVGVISTVLTMGAMEDRPLNIGAGIASLLDRVEESDSVTESQGTKEESTADAQSKLQFGYHQFLLEDEYVLPQVVAPELKQQTAEVSQPEDTESENTQPEQTVQLPPEPEGSEYVLQVGSFNNFEDADAVKAKLALSGQQAFIQKVTVEDRGDFYRVRLGPFDQLNVLHEAAEFLDSIGFPSIKFRIKN
- the argS gene encoding arginine--tRNA ligase, translated to MKAKIQDLLAQSIEHLAASGELSAEAVPEHCPVEASRRAGQGDYATGVAMSMARASGMKPRELAERIQASLPSAQFLERTEIAGPGFINFFIAKQALTGLVGEILKRGDDFGKSSPGTAGRILLEFVSANPNGPLHVGHGRGAAFGDALARLLRAAGHHVDTEYYVNDLGRQMDILCVSVWIRYLQLHNLDVKLPDNAYQGEYIIESAQNLKVRQHASLVCSDCARFDVQLEDGDAVLTELISCTRQFLGENAYFQLRDDVLADMMEMIRSDLTRFGVQHDRWFFESQVSKHGDVERAIRQLRERGFLYEADGATWFRSSGFGDEKDRVVVRANGDLTYFASDIAYHLDKLRRDYDLVINIWGADHHGYVTRMKAAMEACGEDPQRLQILLVQFATLYRDSVKASMSTRTGEFVSLKELIEETGRDAARFFYILRKSEQHLDFDLELAKRQTGENPVYYVQYAHARICSVVRQLHERGLNRTDGDHSLLTEDSELDLLRRLSRFPDVVHSAANDYEPHQVAYYLRDVATDFHSFYNKERILDCADALRCARLDLIDSVRQVLANGLDIIGVSAPTSM